One genomic window of Papaver somniferum cultivar HN1 unplaced genomic scaffold, ASM357369v1 unplaced-scaffold_150, whole genome shotgun sequence includes the following:
- the LOC113336110 gene encoding protein EXORDIUM-like, with product MASWVFLLNALLLVSFFQFSVATGRKLNELVQEQPSVPLKYHKGALLCGKISVNLIWYGNFKPAQRAIISDFFSSVHSTPSKTLNEPSVSTWWKKTEKYYHLPTSTRKPTSLVLKLGRQIFDEKYSLGKSLSNKKIVRLASRGEQRNAINVVLTSADVVVDGFCSSRCGTHGSSISASKKSKFAYIWVGNSETQCAGQCAWPFHQPIYGPQGSPLVAPNNDVGVDGMVINLASLLAGTATNPFGNGYFQGPAEAPLEVSSACTGIYGTGAYPGYPGNLLVDSSTGGSYNANGANGRKFLLPALFDPATSTCSTLV from the coding sequence ATGGCTTCTTGGGTATTTCTTCTAAATGCTCTTCTACTAGTTTCTTTCTTTCAGTTCTCTGTAGCTACTGGAAGGAAACTCAATGAATTAGTACAAGAACAGCCTAGTGTACCATTAAAATACCACAAAGGAGCTCTTCTTTGTGGTAAAATCTCTGTTAATCTCATCTGGTATGGTAATTTCAAACCTGCCCAGAGAGCAATTATCTCTGATTTTTTCAGTTCTGTTCATTCTACTCCATCAAAGACCCTCAATGAACCATCTGTTTCTACAtggtggaagaaaacagagaaataCTACCATCTACCAACTTCTACAAGGAAACCCACTTCAttggttttgaaattagggagaCAAATCTTTGATGAGAAGTACTCTTTGGGTAAATCTCTGAGTAACAAGAAAATCGTTAGATTAGCATCCAGAGGTGAACAGAGAAATGCAATCAATGTTGTATTGACTTctgctgatgttgttgttgatgggtTCTGTTCTAGCAGATGTGGAACTCAtggttcttcaatttctgcttCAAAGAAATCCAAATTTGCTTACATTTGGGTTGGAAACTCTGAGACTCAATGTGCTGGTCAATGTGCTTGGCCTTTCCATCAACCAATCTATGGACCACAAGGTTCACCATTAGTTGCACCTAACAATGACGTTGGAGTTGATGGAATGGTGATCAATTTGGCCAGTCTATTAGCCGGAACAGCAACAAATCCATTCGGAAATGGGTATTTTCAAGGACCGGCTGAAGCCCCATTGGAAGTTTCATCTGCCTGTACTGGAATTTATGGAACCGGAGCTTACCCTGGTTATCCTGGAAATTTGTTGGTCGATTCAAGCACCGGTGGAAGTTACAACGCTAATGGTGCTAACGGAAGGAAATTCTTGTTGCCGGCATTGTTTGATCCTGCTACATCTACTTGCTCAACTCTGGTCTAG
- the LOC113336139 gene encoding protein EXORDIUM-like: MASSSTSLIFLLNALLLVSFFQFSVATGRKLNELVQEQPSIPLKYHKGALLSGKISVNLIWYGNFKPAQRAIISDFFNSIHSTSTQSKNEPSVSTWWKKTEKYYHLPTSTRKPTSLVLKLGRQIFDEKYSLGKSLSNKKIVRLASRGEQRNTINVVLTSSDVTVDGFCSSRCGTHGSSISASKKSKFAYIWVGNSETQCAGQCAWPFHQPIYGPQGSPLVAPNNDVGVDGMIINLASLLAGTATNPFGNGYFQGPAEALLEVSSACTGIYGTGAYPGYPGNLLVDSSSGASYNANGANGRKFLLPALFDPATSTCSTLV, from the coding sequence atggcttcttcttctacttctttgaTCTTTCTTCTGAATGCTCTTTTATTGGTTTCTTTCTTTCAGTTCTCTGTAGCTACTGGAAGGAAACTCAATGAGTTAGTACAAGAACAACCCAGTATACCATTAAAATACCACAAAGGAGCTCTTCTTTCTGGGAAGATTTCTGTTAATTTGATCTGGTATGGTAATTTCAAACCTGCCCAGAGAGCTATcatctctgatttcttcaattCGATTCATTCAACTTCAACCCAATCAAAAAATGAACCATCTGTTTCTACAtggtggaagaaaacagagaaataCTACCATCTACCAACTTCTACAAGGAAACCCACTTCAttggttttgaaattagggaggCAAATCTTTGATGAGAAGTACTCTTTGGGTAAATCTCTGAGCAATAAGAAAATCGTTAGATTGGCATCCAGAGGTGAACAGAGGAATACCATTAATGTCGTGTTGACATCTTCCGATGTTACCGTCGACGGGTTCTGTTCTAGCAGATGTGGAACTCAtggttcttcaatttctgcttCAAAGAAATCCAAATTTGCATACATTTGGGTTGGGAACTCTGAGACTCAATGTGCCGGTCAATGTGCTTGGCCTTTCCATCAGCCAATTTATGGACCACAGGGATCGCCATTAGTTGCACCAAACAATGATGTTGGCGTTGATGGAATGATAATCAATCTTGCAAGTTTATTAGCCGGAACAGCAACTAATCCATTCGGAAATGGGTATTTTCAAGGACCAGCTGAAGCTCTATTAGAAGTTTCTTCAGCTTGTACTGGAATTTATGGAACCGGAGCTTACCCTGGTTATCCTGGAAATTTGTTGGTTGATTCAAGTAGTGGTGCAAGTTACAACGCTAATGGCGCTAATGGAAGGAAATTCTTGTTGCCTGCATTGTTTGATCCTGCAACCTCTACTTGCTCTACTTTGGTCTAG